From one Eucalyptus grandis isolate ANBG69807.140 chromosome 9, ASM1654582v1, whole genome shotgun sequence genomic stretch:
- the LOC104418415 gene encoding transcription factor RAX3: MGRAPCCDKANVKKGPWSPEEDARLKAYIEQHGTGGNWIALPQKIGLKRCGKSCRLRWLNYLRPNLKHGAFSEEEENIICSLYIAIGSRWSIIAAQLPGRTDNDIKNYWNTRLKKKLFGRQPKERSTGRITNGLKEEATKRDHKESSMVNGAGNGTINYNQYWPQLPDFATPSALHEIPNIPQHGSQSDLLTCVGARFSEDHLRSVFSTLGNFQNPIHIPPSPSLKFDMLTEPLSNGLGSFQSVNSMCCDTSQLSNPNFISTTQEAVPNAWNELQYFANDVGEDEAVYSNQQSSDVLLEVFCGNCSSQASSTPESSYSWNDMSSLVDPSTVSKYEPCRPEIQKDCSEPFRELMYFGPQ; this comes from the exons ATGGGCAGAGCTCCTTGCTGTGACAAAGCCAATGTCAAGAAAGGCCCTTGGTCTCCCGAGGAAGATGCCAGACTCAAGGCTTATATCGAGCAGCATGGCACCGGCGGCAACTGGATTGCCTTGCCACAGAAGATCG GCCTCAAGAGGTGTGGTAAGAGCTGTCGGCTTCGTTGGCTCAATTATCTCCGGCCAAACCTCAAGCACGGCGCCTTctctgaggaagaagagaacataATTTGTAGTCTCTATATCGCCATTGGAAGCAG GTGGTCCATCATTGCTGCGCAATTACCAGGGAGGACAGATAACGACATTAAGAACTATTGGAACACGAGGCTCAAGAAGAAGCTCTTCGGCCGGCAGCCAAAGGAGCGCAGCACTGGACGGATCACGAATGGTTTGAAGGAAGAAGCTACAAAGAGAGATCATAAGGAAAGTTCAATGGTGAATGGTGCCGGAAACGGGACCATCAATTACAACCAGTACTGGCCCCAGCTACCAGACTTCGCTACTCCATCGGCTCTCCATGAAATTCCCAACATCCCTCAACACGGATCACAAAGCGATCTGCTTACTTGTGTTGGAGCACGATTCTCTGAAGACCACCTGAGATCGGTCTTTAGCACTTTGGGCAATTTCCAAAACCCTATTCAcattcctccttctccttcactaAAGTTTGACATGCTCACAGAACCCTTGAGCAACGGACTTGGTTCTTTCCAGTCTGTGAACTCTATGTGCTGCGACACCTCTCAGTTATCAAATCCCAACTTCATCAGTACCACCCAAGAGGCTGTTCCGAATGCATGGAACGAGCTTCAATATTTCGCAAATGACGTTGGCGAAGATGAAGCGGTCTATAGCAACCAACAGAGCTCAGATGTGCTGTTGGAAGTTTTCTGCGGCAACTGTAGCAGTCAAGCGAGCAGCACTCCAGAGAGCAGCTACAGTTGGAATGACATGAGCTCTTTAGTTGATCCATCGACGGTCTCCAAGTATGAGCCTTGCCGACCAGAGATTCAGAAAGATTGTTCCGAGCCTTTCAGGGAATTGATGTACTTTGGGCCGCAGTAA
- the LOC104418416 gene encoding branched-chain amino acid aminotransferase 2, chloroplastic isoform X2: protein MESTPALAAPQPNYLIAPSRHGHALKPSSFFPEKRHPSAASLRLQKNPLTFRGVLQQPASPLTCSATLSDTYSEVNELADIDWENLGFGLLSTDYMYTMKCGRDGNFSKGELRRFGNIELSPSAGVLNYGQGLFEGLKAYRKHDGNILLFRPEENALRMRMGAERMCMPAPTVEQFVEAVKATVLANKRWIPPNGKGSLYIRPLLMGSGAVLGLAPSPEYTFLIYVSPVGNYFKEGVAPIHLVVEHELHRATPGGTGGVKTIGNYAAVLKAQSAAKAKGFSDVLYLDCVHKKYLEEVSSCNIFVVKGNVISTPAIKGTILPGITRKSIIDVARSEGFQVEERLVAVEELLDADEVFCTGTAVVVSPVGSITYRGKRVTYVEGGFGVIAQQLYSVLTRLQMGLIDDKMNWTVELR from the exons ATGGAGAGTACTCCAGCGCTGGCAGCTCCCCAGCCGAATTACCTGATTGCCCCCTCCCGCCATGGCCATGCTCTCAAGCCCTCTTCGTTTTTCCCTGAGAAGAGACACCCCTCTGCCGCATCTCTCAGG CTGCAGAAGAACCCACTCACCTTTCGCGGTGTTCTGCAACAACCGGCCTCTCCATTGACGTGCAGTGCCACATTATCTGACACTTACAG TGAGGTAAACGAATTAGCAGACATAGACTGGGAGAACCTTGGATTTGGATTGCTCTCCACTGATTACATGTACACCATGAAATGTGGTCGAGATGGAAACTTCTCTAAAGGTGAATTACGGCGTTTTGGGAACATTGAATTGAGCCCTTCCGCAGGAGTTTTAAATTATGGCCAG GGTTTATTCGAAGGTCTGAAAGCTTACCGGAAACATGATGGTAATATCCTTTTGTTTCGCCCAGAAGAAAATGCACTGCGTATGAGAATGGGAGCAGAGCGTATGTGCATGCCGGCACCCACTGTTGAACAATTTGTTGAGGCTGTAAAGGCCACTGTATTAGCAAATAAACGTTGG ataCCGCCAAACGGTAAAGGTTCCTTATACATAAGGCCATTGCTCATGGGGAGTGGAGCTGTTCTTGGTCTTGCCCCTTCTCCTGAATACACCTTTCTAATCTATGTTTCACCTGTGGGAAACTACTTCAAG GAAGGTGTAGCACCAATACATTTGGTGGTGGAGCATGAACTGCATCGAGCTACCCCTGGTGGTACTGGAGGTGTCAAGACTATTGGAAACTATGCTGCG GTTCTGAAGGCACAATCTGCTGCCAAAGCCAAAGGCTTTTCAGATGTTCTCTACCTTGATTGTGTGCACAAAAAGTATTTAGAGGAGGTTTCTTCTTGCAACATTTTTGTTGTGAAG GGTAATGTTATAAGTACGCCGGCAATAAAAGGGACAATCCTACCAGGTATTACGAGGAAGAGCATAATTGATGTTGCTCGCAGTGAAGGTTTCCAG GTTGAGGAGCGGCTTGTAGCCGTGGAGGAGTTGCTTGATGCTGATGAAGTTTTCTGCACTGGGACAGCTGTGGTTGTATCACCAGTAGGAAGTATCACTTACCGTGGTAAAAG GGTGACTTATGTTGAGGGGGGTTTCGGAGTCATCGCACAACAGCTTTATTCTGTACTCACCAGACTGCAGATGGGTCTCATTGATGACAAGATGAATTGGACTGTTGAGCTGAGATAG
- the LOC104418416 gene encoding branched-chain amino acid aminotransferase 2, chloroplastic isoform X1, translating to MESTPALAAPQPNYLIAPSRHGHALKPSSFFPEKRHPSAASLRLQKNPLTFRGVLQQPASPLTCSATLSDTYSSEVNELADIDWENLGFGLLSTDYMYTMKCGRDGNFSKGELRRFGNIELSPSAGVLNYGQGLFEGLKAYRKHDGNILLFRPEENALRMRMGAERMCMPAPTVEQFVEAVKATVLANKRWIPPNGKGSLYIRPLLMGSGAVLGLAPSPEYTFLIYVSPVGNYFKEGVAPIHLVVEHELHRATPGGTGGVKTIGNYAAVLKAQSAAKAKGFSDVLYLDCVHKKYLEEVSSCNIFVVKGNVISTPAIKGTILPGITRKSIIDVARSEGFQVEERLVAVEELLDADEVFCTGTAVVVSPVGSITYRGKRVTYVEGGFGVIAQQLYSVLTRLQMGLIDDKMNWTVELR from the exons ATGGAGAGTACTCCAGCGCTGGCAGCTCCCCAGCCGAATTACCTGATTGCCCCCTCCCGCCATGGCCATGCTCTCAAGCCCTCTTCGTTTTTCCCTGAGAAGAGACACCCCTCTGCCGCATCTCTCAGG CTGCAGAAGAACCCACTCACCTTTCGCGGTGTTCTGCAACAACCGGCCTCTCCATTGACGTGCAGTGCCACATTATCTGACACTTACAG CAGTGAGGTAAACGAATTAGCAGACATAGACTGGGAGAACCTTGGATTTGGATTGCTCTCCACTGATTACATGTACACCATGAAATGTGGTCGAGATGGAAACTTCTCTAAAGGTGAATTACGGCGTTTTGGGAACATTGAATTGAGCCCTTCCGCAGGAGTTTTAAATTATGGCCAG GGTTTATTCGAAGGTCTGAAAGCTTACCGGAAACATGATGGTAATATCCTTTTGTTTCGCCCAGAAGAAAATGCACTGCGTATGAGAATGGGAGCAGAGCGTATGTGCATGCCGGCACCCACTGTTGAACAATTTGTTGAGGCTGTAAAGGCCACTGTATTAGCAAATAAACGTTGG ataCCGCCAAACGGTAAAGGTTCCTTATACATAAGGCCATTGCTCATGGGGAGTGGAGCTGTTCTTGGTCTTGCCCCTTCTCCTGAATACACCTTTCTAATCTATGTTTCACCTGTGGGAAACTACTTCAAG GAAGGTGTAGCACCAATACATTTGGTGGTGGAGCATGAACTGCATCGAGCTACCCCTGGTGGTACTGGAGGTGTCAAGACTATTGGAAACTATGCTGCG GTTCTGAAGGCACAATCTGCTGCCAAAGCCAAAGGCTTTTCAGATGTTCTCTACCTTGATTGTGTGCACAAAAAGTATTTAGAGGAGGTTTCTTCTTGCAACATTTTTGTTGTGAAG GGTAATGTTATAAGTACGCCGGCAATAAAAGGGACAATCCTACCAGGTATTACGAGGAAGAGCATAATTGATGTTGCTCGCAGTGAAGGTTTCCAG GTTGAGGAGCGGCTTGTAGCCGTGGAGGAGTTGCTTGATGCTGATGAAGTTTTCTGCACTGGGACAGCTGTGGTTGTATCACCAGTAGGAAGTATCACTTACCGTGGTAAAAG GGTGACTTATGTTGAGGGGGGTTTCGGAGTCATCGCACAACAGCTTTATTCTGTACTCACCAGACTGCAGATGGGTCTCATTGATGACAAGATGAATTGGACTGTTGAGCTGAGATAG